One window of Vibrio sinaloensis genomic DNA carries:
- the rseP gene encoding sigma E protease regulator RseP, whose translation MSGIIWNFVSFIVALGILVAVHEFGHFWVARRCGVKVEKFSIGFGKSIWSRVAKDGTEYSLSIIPLGGYVKMLDSRVDEVAEQDRRFAFDTKPLWKRTAIVAAGPIFNFLFAIFAYWLVFLIGVPAVKPVVGQVTPYSIAAEAGLESGMELKAVSGVKTADWESVNMGLISHIGDSQLTLTVAPAGEVGVEETKRLDLTNWNFDPEKESAMAALGFMPYTPDIIARITSVSQQGAGDKAGLQVGDLLLDIDGVEITNWQQVVDKIQQSPNQPLALNVERDGAKVELTLIPESRTLSGDRVVGFAGIAPEVAEWPENYRFDLQYGVIESVGKAIEKTGQVINLTISMLKKLIVGDVGLNNLSGPISIAKGAGTTADYGLVYFLGFLALISVNLGIINLVPLPMLDGGHLLFFAIEAIIKRPVPEKFQEVGYRLGGAIIFSLMIVAIFNDFARL comes from the coding sequence ATGAGCGGTATTATTTGGAACTTTGTCTCATTCATCGTTGCGCTGGGCATTTTGGTTGCTGTGCACGAGTTTGGTCACTTCTGGGTTGCACGTCGCTGCGGCGTCAAAGTCGAGAAATTTTCGATTGGATTTGGTAAATCGATTTGGAGCCGAGTCGCAAAAGATGGTACCGAATACAGCCTGTCGATCATCCCACTTGGCGGTTATGTCAAAATGCTCGACTCTCGCGTCGACGAGGTCGCAGAACAAGATCGCCGCTTTGCTTTTGATACTAAGCCGCTATGGAAGCGCACTGCCATTGTTGCCGCAGGTCCTATATTTAACTTCCTATTTGCCATCTTCGCCTATTGGCTGGTATTCCTGATTGGTGTGCCTGCGGTTAAGCCGGTGGTGGGTCAAGTGACCCCTTATTCTATCGCAGCAGAAGCCGGTCTAGAGTCCGGCATGGAACTAAAGGCGGTTTCTGGCGTCAAAACTGCGGATTGGGAGTCGGTGAACATGGGGCTGATTTCTCATATTGGCGACAGTCAGTTGACTTTAACCGTCGCTCCAGCAGGTGAGGTTGGCGTTGAAGAAACCAAGCGACTGGATTTAACCAATTGGAACTTTGACCCAGAGAAAGAGTCTGCTATGGCAGCGCTCGGGTTCATGCCTTACACACCTGATATCATCGCACGTATTACTAGCGTCTCGCAGCAAGGGGCCGGAGATAAGGCTGGCTTGCAAGTCGGCGATCTATTACTGGATATCGATGGGGTTGAGATAACAAACTGGCAGCAGGTGGTGGATAAGATTCAGCAAAGTCCTAACCAACCACTTGCACTTAACGTAGAGCGAGACGGTGCCAAGGTAGAGCTCACCTTGATACCGGAGAGTCGAACCTTATCCGGCGATCGCGTGGTTGGTTTTGCAGGAATCGCTCCCGAAGTCGCAGAATGGCCAGAAAATTATCGCTTCGATTTGCAATATGGTGTAATTGAATCAGTCGGTAAGGCAATTGAAAAAACTGGTCAGGTGATCAACCTCACCATCAGCATGCTCAAGAAATTGATTGTTGGCGATGTAGGTTTAAATAACCTCAGCGGACCGATATCGATCGCAAAGGGCGCGGGAACAACAGCCGATTATGGCTTGGTGTACTTCTTAGGTTTTCTCGCCCTGATTAGCGTTAATTTAGGGATTATTAACCTAGTCCCTTTGCCAATGTTAGACGGTGGGCATCTGTTGTTTTTTGCCATCGAAGCCATCATCAAGCGTCCTGTACCAGAGAAGTTTCAGGAAGTGGGCTACCGTCTGGGCGGAGCAATTATCTTCTCATTAATGATTGTGGCAATTTTCAATGACTTTGCTCGCTTGTAA